A stretch of the Pseudorasbora parva isolate DD20220531a chromosome 13, ASM2467924v1, whole genome shotgun sequence genome encodes the following:
- the pxnb gene encoding paxillin isoform X2: MDDLDALLADLESSTAHISKCPVFLPEETPYSYPTGGHLFQDDSPPPPLPPPPSAEALNGSLSPRPDSQHSSQQSLGSAHKSTLSRDSSPPASRREEDHVYSFPNKQKHSDSSSTAMTSALGSNLSELDRLLLELNAVQQNAPSFSSTEDAAPPLPPCSVAHYIQENGAHPGITLTPAAQDKPQRNGTKGTEDGRPSVESLLNELESSVPSPTPSPCALTSDLTDGQVDTPSEQQGRISATSATRELDELMACLSDFKIMAQGKGPHGQVNKLDNMLGSLQSDLHKLGVQTVAKGVCGACCKPIVGQVVTAMGRTWHPEHFVCTHCQEEIGSRNFFEREGQPYCERDYHHLFSPRCYYCNGPILDKVVTALDRTWHPEHFFCAQCGAFFGPEGFHEKDGKAYCRKDYFDLFAPKCGGCARAILENYISALSSLWHPECFVCRECFTPFINGSFFEHDGQPYCEVHYHSRRGSLCSGCQKPITGRCITAMGKKFHPEHFVCAFCLKQLNKGTFKEQNDKPYCQGCFIKLFS; this comes from the exons ATGCATTGCTTGCAGATCTCGAGTCTTCCACCGCCCATATCTCCAAGTGCCCAGTGTTTCTACCCGAGGAGACGCCATATTCCTACCCCACCGGAGGGCACCTTTTTCAGGATGACTCCCCTCCTCCGCCCCTGCCCCCTCCACCCTCAGCTGAGGCCCTGAACGGATCCCTGTCCCCGCGGCCAGACTCCCAGCACTCCTCACAACAG TCTTTGGGCTCTGCTCATAAAAGCACGTTGTCTCGGGACAGCAGTCCTCCAGCGTCTCGTAGAGAAGAAGACCACGTTTACAG TTTTCCTAACAAGCAGAAGCATTCAGACTCCTCATCGACAGCCATGACTTCTGCCCTGGGCAGCAACCTTTCAGAACTGGACCGCCTTCTTCTGGAACTTAATGCTGTACAGCAAAACGCACCATCTTTCTCCAGTACAG AGGATGCAGCACCTCCATTGCCACCTTGCAGTGTCGCCCACTATATACAGGAAAATGGAGCCCACCCCGGCATTACACTGACACCAGCAGCACAGGACAAACCTCAGAGGAACGGAACAAAGGGGACAGAAGATGGACGCCCCTCTGTGGAGAGTCTTCTGAATGAGTTGGAAAGCTCTGTGCCTTCCCCAAC GCCAAGCCCTTGTGCTCTGACGAGTGATTTGACGGACGGTCAGGTGGACACACCTTCCGAGCAGCAGGGAAGAATATCAGCCACCTCTGCTACACGAGAACTGGACGAGCTCATGGCCTGTTTATCAGATTTTAAG ATCATGGCCCAGGGGAAGGGTCCACACGGACAAGTTAATAAGCTAGACAACATGCTGGGCAGTCTTCAGTCTGACCTCCACAAGTTGGGAGTGCAGACGGTTGCTAAAGGAGTGTGTGGCGCCTGCTGCAAACCCATTGTTGGCCAG GTAGTTACTGCCATGGGGCGCACATGGCATCCAGAGCATTTTGTGTGTACACACTGTCAGGAGGAGATCGGTTCCAGAAACTTCTTTGAGAGGGAAGGACAGCCATACTGCGAGAGAGATTACCATCATTTATTCTCTCCGCGCTGCTACTACTGTAACGGACCCATTCTGGAT AAAGTGGTTACGGCGTTAGACAGGACGTGGCATCCTGAACACTTTTTCTGTGCCCAGTGTGGGGCGTTCTTTGGTCCTGAAG GGTTTCATGAGAAGGATGGGAAGGCGTACTGTCGTAAAGACTACTTTGACCTCTTCGCTCCTAAATGTGGCGGCTGTGCTCGTGCCATCCTGGAGAACTACATCTCTGCCCTGAGCTCTCTCTGGCATCCAGAGTGTTTTGTGTGCAGG GAGTGCTTCACACCCTTCATCAACGGCAGTTTCTTCGAGCACGACGGTCAGCCCTACTGTGAGGTCCATTATCACTCCCGCCGCGGGTCGCTGTGTTCTGGCTGTCAGAAACCCATCACGGGGCGCTGCATCACGGCCATGGGCAAGAAGTTCCACCCCGAGCATTTTGTCTGTGCCTTCTGCCTGAAGCAGCTCAACAAGGGCACCTTCAAAGAGCAAAACGACAAGCCTTACTGCCAGGGCTGCTTCATCAAGCTGTTCAGctag
- the pxnb gene encoding uncharacterized protein pxnb isoform X1, which yields MDDLDALLADLESSTAHISKCPVFLPEETPYSYPTGGHLFQDDSPPPPLPPPPSAEALNGSLSPRPDSQHSSQQSLGSAHKSTLSRDSSPPASRREEDHVYSFPNKQKHSDSSSTAMTSALGSNLSELDRLLLELNAVQQNAPSFSSTEDAAPPLPPCSVAHYIQENGAHPGITLTPAAQDKPQRNGTKGTEDGRPSVESLLNELESSVPSPTPSPCALTSDLTDGQVDTPSEQQGRISATSATRELDELMACLSDFKPSSLGSLNSEPLFEQTTTIAEIHSPPTTVVSKSLSPRLPVEPSRYSPSLNFDLHIVEESGEPRAVPSLSSGKPSSRLYPPAASSPRFSPVSDLGLDSAIDVSASLLSSQVESLVVLSQTITTTATPGGRDLCPVREGSPYAKLTSSGLKSYSPLTKSPSPTSVPAVNRTPERVSPLMTPASIDLFLSSSEAKPLSPVPSLPRSPLPAVSESPSLSLRKAASPPLILSSSLSLVVPNSPSPNPSSGQPEPAVSLKPLHPTRLEPPTYEPSLDDALDKLLAMSFSRPENEITSSAASRLTFEAQPEIYEEAIMPMDRGDIHPDTHTESEMGDGLLEDQSDCRSDLDWADMELKMAYEGPDGSMTPMTEASWMDDSLTPSSCPGTPDGQMDHPMLHMAGTMDRISASGHIKSVIRRTKETQNVHPMYRDGLIRRKMGPLIYHKSNSQDRLIEELQGKLGIARKDRPKKQQPDDWLTEGVIVMSNPKRSREDHNRDVDKIIIPPESPLPQRKVILPPQSPPIPRPPPPAEEPKRPPPVKLAPAPLPPPPPPAPSPPPPREPTPPPRQPTPPPVPPKPPTPEPVEVLAFSPKPNPAPLPTPTPTPPPASVTPPKVLASVGCQTEYDPLFPPLQIMAQGKGPHGQVNKLDNMLGSLQSDLHKLGVQTVAKGVCGACCKPIVGQVVTAMGRTWHPEHFVCTHCQEEIGSRNFFEREGQPYCERDYHHLFSPRCYYCNGPILDKVVTALDRTWHPEHFFCAQCGAFFGPEGFHEKDGKAYCRKDYFDLFAPKCGGCARAILENYISALSSLWHPECFVCRECFTPFINGSFFEHDGQPYCEVHYHSRRGSLCSGCQKPITGRCITAMGKKFHPEHFVCAFCLKQLNKGTFKEQNDKPYCQGCFIKLFS from the exons ATGCATTGCTTGCAGATCTCGAGTCTTCCACCGCCCATATCTCCAAGTGCCCAGTGTTTCTACCCGAGGAGACGCCATATTCCTACCCCACCGGAGGGCACCTTTTTCAGGATGACTCCCCTCCTCCGCCCCTGCCCCCTCCACCCTCAGCTGAGGCCCTGAACGGATCCCTGTCCCCGCGGCCAGACTCCCAGCACTCCTCACAACAG TCTTTGGGCTCTGCTCATAAAAGCACGTTGTCTCGGGACAGCAGTCCTCCAGCGTCTCGTAGAGAAGAAGACCACGTTTACAG TTTTCCTAACAAGCAGAAGCATTCAGACTCCTCATCGACAGCCATGACTTCTGCCCTGGGCAGCAACCTTTCAGAACTGGACCGCCTTCTTCTGGAACTTAATGCTGTACAGCAAAACGCACCATCTTTCTCCAGTACAG AGGATGCAGCACCTCCATTGCCACCTTGCAGTGTCGCCCACTATATACAGGAAAATGGAGCCCACCCCGGCATTACACTGACACCAGCAGCACAGGACAAACCTCAGAGGAACGGAACAAAGGGGACAGAAGATGGACGCCCCTCTGTGGAGAGTCTTCTGAATGAGTTGGAAAGCTCTGTGCCTTCCCCAAC GCCAAGCCCTTGTGCTCTGACGAGTGATTTGACGGACGGTCAGGTGGACACACCTTCCGAGCAGCAGGGAAGAATATCAGCCACCTCTGCTACACGAGAACTGGACGAGCTCATGGCCTGTTTATCAGATTTTAAG CCAAGTTCCTTAGGCTCCCTGAACTCTGAACCACTGTTTGAGCAAACTACTACCATTGCTGAAATCCACTCTCCTCCTACGACTGTTGTGTCCAAATCCCTGTCCCCTAGACTCCCAGTGGAACCAAGTCGATATTCCCCTTCTTTAAACTTTGACCTGCACATTGTGGAGGAATCTGGTGAACCGAGGGCTGTGCCTTCACTCTCTAGTGGTAAGCCTTCCTCTCGACTATATCCACCTGCAGCATCCAGTCCTCGTTTTTCTCCAGTGTCTGACCTCGGATTGGATTCTGCCATTGATGTTTCTGCTTCCCTGCTGTCCTCCCAAGTGGAGTCTCTAGTGGTTCTGTCTCAGACTATAACCACGACTGCCACACCTGGAGGTCGGGATCTTTGTCCTGTCAGGGAGGGAAGTCCTTATGCCAAACTGACAAGCTCTGGTCTAAAGTCTTATTCGCCTCTCACAAAGTCTCCTAGTCCAACAAGTGTCCCAGCGGTCAACAGAACCCCTGAAAGAGTTAGTCCATTGATGACACCAGCATCTATTGATCTGTTTCTCTCCAGTTCTGAAGCAAAACCTTTGAGCCCAGTGCCATCGCTTCCCAGATCTCCACTTCCTGCAGTCTCTGAATCACCATCTCTGTCTCTTCGCAAAGCTGCTTCACCTCCTCTAATCCTTTCCTCTTCCCTATCTCTAGTGGTTCCCAATTCTCCAAGCCCAAACCCATCATCAGGACAGCCTGAGCCAGCTGTTTCTCTCAAACCCCTTCATCCCACTAGGCTTGAACCACCAACCTATGAGCCTTCTCTTGACGACGCCTTAGATAAACTTCTCGCCATGAGCTTCAGCAGACCTGAGAACGAGATTACATCATCAGCGGCTTCACGACTTACTTTTGAAGCACAACCAGAGATATACGAGGAGGCTATAATGCCGATGGATCGCGGCGACATTCAtcctgacacacacacggaGAGCGAAATGGGGGACGGGCTCTTGGAGGATCAGTCAGACTGCAGGAGTGATCTTGACTGGGCTGACATGGAGCTGAAGATGGCCTATGAAGGACCTGATGGCTCCATGACCCCCATGACTGAAGCAAGCTGGATGGATGACTCTCTCACTCCGTCGTCTTGCCCTGGAACTCCGGACGGCCAAATGGACCATCCCATGCTCCATATGGCTGGCACAATGGACAGGATCTCAGCCTCAGGACAC ATCAAATCAGTGATTAGACGCACCAAGGAGACTCAAAATGTCCACCCCATGTACCGAGACGGCCTGATACGTAGAAAGATGGGCCCCCTCATTTACCACAAGAGCAACTCCCAGGACCGGCTCATTGAGGAACTGCAAGGAAAGCTGGGAATAGCCCGTAAGGATCGTCCAAAAAAGCAGCAGCCGGACGATTGGCTCACAGAAGGCGTCATCGTCATGTCCAACCCCAAACGTTCACGGGAAGATCACAACAGAGATGTGGATAAG ATAATCATACCTCCTGAGTCTCCTCTTCCTCAGAGGAAGGTGATCCTACCTCCCCAATCTCCCCCAATCCCTCGCCCCCCTCCCCCTGCTGAAGAGCCGAAACGCCCCCCTCCGGTCAAATTAGCTCCTGCTCCTTTGCCTCCTCCCCCACCACCTGCCCCCTCCCCCCCTCCTCCAAGAGAGCCTACTCCGCCTCCCCGCCAGCCAACTCCACCTCCAGTTCCGCCCAAGCCCCCGACCCCTGAACCTGTAGAAGTTCTAGCTTTCTCCCCAAAACCCAACCCTGCACCCCTgcccacacccacacccacccCGCCACCTGCCTCTGTGACCCCGCCCAAAGTGCTGGCGTCAGTGGGTTGCCAGACGGAGTACGACCCGCTCTTCCCTCCATTGCAG ATCATGGCCCAGGGGAAGGGTCCACACGGACAAGTTAATAAGCTAGACAACATGCTGGGCAGTCTTCAGTCTGACCTCCACAAGTTGGGAGTGCAGACGGTTGCTAAAGGAGTGTGTGGCGCCTGCTGCAAACCCATTGTTGGCCAG GTAGTTACTGCCATGGGGCGCACATGGCATCCAGAGCATTTTGTGTGTACACACTGTCAGGAGGAGATCGGTTCCAGAAACTTCTTTGAGAGGGAAGGACAGCCATACTGCGAGAGAGATTACCATCATTTATTCTCTCCGCGCTGCTACTACTGTAACGGACCCATTCTGGAT AAAGTGGTTACGGCGTTAGACAGGACGTGGCATCCTGAACACTTTTTCTGTGCCCAGTGTGGGGCGTTCTTTGGTCCTGAAG GGTTTCATGAGAAGGATGGGAAGGCGTACTGTCGTAAAGACTACTTTGACCTCTTCGCTCCTAAATGTGGCGGCTGTGCTCGTGCCATCCTGGAGAACTACATCTCTGCCCTGAGCTCTCTCTGGCATCCAGAGTGTTTTGTGTGCAGG GAGTGCTTCACACCCTTCATCAACGGCAGTTTCTTCGAGCACGACGGTCAGCCCTACTGTGAGGTCCATTATCACTCCCGCCGCGGGTCGCTGTGTTCTGGCTGTCAGAAACCCATCACGGGGCGCTGCATCACGGCCATGGGCAAGAAGTTCCACCCCGAGCATTTTGTCTGTGCCTTCTGCCTGAAGCAGCTCAACAAGGGCACCTTCAAAGAGCAAAACGACAAGCCTTACTGCCAGGGCTGCTTCATCAAGCTGTTCAGctag